The following DNA comes from Palaemon carinicauda isolate YSFRI2023 chromosome 27, ASM3689809v2, whole genome shotgun sequence.
GTCTTCTGGGCGTAGACTGTGAGCTTCCCTGAGAACTGTTGCCGGTCCTCCCCTCACCTACACCTCTTTGTCCACCTGGTTCTTGCCCAGCTGTTTCTAACAAGTCTGGCTTGTTTAATCCTCCAGAGCTGAAATattgcattattattgttatcattgctatCATCTTTTGTTTAACTAAAAGTCAATTATCTGCGgatacaattatcatcatcattctctctctctctctctctctctctctctctctctctctctctctctctaagcacacAAGAACATTGTTTTTGAGATTTAACCCCCAACAAGCTAATTACTGTATATCCTTATCACACATAGATTATGCTGAGACAAATAAAGATTTATTCCCAACCTTCATTACTATAAAAAATTTACCTGTATGACAAACTGTGCTTTCGAGATCGAACGTTTGGCGACGCCCGAGGGGAGGGTGACGGGGTTCCTTCTGGGGAGAGTGGAGGTAATGGAGGAGTTGAGGCTAAGGACTCTCGACGTGTTAAACGGCTTCCGGTTTTATTATCGCTACTTTTCCTCATAATTCTCTGTAGCTCCGTGTCAGTCATGTCCACCCACTCCGAATCATTACCTGCAAAAGATTGCATAGGTTTCAGGAATTGGCATTTTGCACAAATTTGAATATTTGAACTTTGAAACCAAAACTGAACTAAATCTCAATGATACTTTACTTTACCTGAGGAGTGACCCTGGTTGTTTTGTCTTTGAGAAGTGGCAGAGTCTAAACTGGTGTCATGAGGATTTGGAACTCTAGCGTCATTTCCAGCGCTGGAAGTACGGCGACCCGAATCTGATCCTCCTGATCCAGCAGGTTGCCCTCGGCTACCAGTAACAGCAGGTCCAGAGTATGTGTGATCTGATGGCAAGACCTGGGAATCTACTAAATTATCGACTGAGTAATGGTGTGACCTCCAAGTTGGAGCTTCTTGGTGATGCTGAGACAAGTGGTGGTAGGAGCCTGAGCGTCTCATGAGCAGTCCACGAGCCACGGAGTCGTGATGGTGATGCGTGGTGTGCTGGGAAGGAGCTCCCGGTTGGTAGCTCGAGTGAGCATGGGAAGATGAAGGTGGAAGAGGTTGAGGAGGGCGAGGGTACTGGGGCGGTAGACCTTCTGGCTGGTGATTACTCAAGTTGGTTTCCATAATGTTCTCTTGGTGACTGGAATTTTGCGAACTCTGGTGGATGGCTCTTCGAAAGCTATCTCTGGATGACCCTGGATGAGGCTTTGTTGCATCCATCTGATCTGAATTTCCATTACTGGTAGCAGTATTGTGCTGGCTGATAGTGTTCTGGTTAGTACCATTTTTATCATTCGCGTAAGGCCCGTTGTTCGTGCGCTCTTCTGATTTGTCGCTTTTGGAAAACTTGTTGCTCAGTTTCTCTTTAAAGTTCTGATACTTCTTAGCAGCAATTCCTCTCTTAAGGGATCCCCATTTGTCGTCCTTCCGAGCCTCACTCCTTTGTTCATGCGCACCATTAACTTGGTTTTCATCTACGGCAGCTGTTCTGTTATTATGATTGACTGCTGTCACACTATTATCTTTGTTACCATTCAAATGAGAGTGATGGCCATTGACGAGACttgaattattattaacattattattgtggTGTCCCTCCATGTGACTATTGTTTGGGATGAGAGAGCAGTTAACAGGATGGTGAGGACCATGACCATTCATGTGTATGTGCCCTTGTTGAGGATGTAATTCTACAATACCCTGGAAAACAAAAGTAGAATAATAAGAATCGTCTTgtgaaattattaccattattattaaaattagttattattattattattattattaatattattatcattactactagctatgATGCACccctactgtagttggaaaagcaggacgttataggCCCATgtgctttaacagggaaaaatagctcagtcaggaaaggaaacaaggaattaataaactataagagaagtaatgaataattaatatgaaatattctaaaatcagtaaaaATGTtagaatagatctatcatatataaactataaagagggacttatatcagtctgttcaacgtaAAAGCACTTGCTGCAAGtgtaaacttctgaagttccacctatttaactacccgattaggaagatcattctgcaattaggtcatagcaggaataaaacttcaagaatactctGTAGCATAGAccattatgatagagaaggcatggatATTTGAATTAACTTCATACATAGTCTTACATATAGAATGGtaatgtctgggaagatctgattgcaaaggatgctcagaattatgacaaatcttatacTGTATAACATGCATAACGAAATAACTGAAcaatgatgccagagattaatatctagattagaaaTATGGAATTTACTAGACTGCaagttcttgttcaacaaattaaaatgagaataagcagctgaagaccagacatgagaacaatatccgaaacaaggcaaaatgaaagaatcaaaacaattCTTCAAAATAAATTGACACCAAATATTGTAAAAGATTTTCTCACCAGGCCAATTTTTGGTGGAATTGATGAGGAAACATaccgaatgtatttctcaaaagtaaatttgcaattaacaTTCacacttaaaatttaaaaagttttatagagttaaagaaacaatatcaatagtGAGAGCTGGattgttgaggagcccctgtccacaatctatttacaatcatactttggggtTTTTTTAGGGTTtgatttcatgccccataatttgcaccatgcactaatttcagttagatttctattaaaggattcacaaccccagatctacattcatgagatgaaATTAaagcagagagagtagcatcatctgtatatgaacgagcttgttttataggccaaactacatgtcatgtgcatataatatgagaagtaatgtgccaagaacactaccctgagaaacaccagatatcacattcctatattcactttggtgcccatcaaaaacaactctttgcaatctattacttaaaaattcaataatgatgctaagaaaagaccaaacCACtctcaaatgtttgagtttgaaaacaaaggccccaTGATTAATGCagtaaaggcagcactaaaatcaaggccaatcatacgaacttcctgaccacaatcaaaggatttctgtacagcattggagattgtaagaagggcatcacatgcttcaagggctttacaaaaaccaaattgcatactagggaacagatgattgccccTCTGCATACCTACTGTATTTAGACATTTTGATAAAAGAtggtaaaaaaatttaaatcatatgGGAGATATTGAAATTGGgaagtaatcagcagggctagtttccacaaacacatttactgcaCATTGagttacattaccaattctccaacaaatactAAAAAAACTCTTTTTGATAAAATAACatataaatcaataatttttttttataaaataatttgtgATAAAGTAATATACTTCAAATCCAGTTAGTTTAAATACTTCAAACTACTAGTTctggaaaaagtaaaaaataaaattgcttttagaaatcaaattgccttgAACAAGAGCATTTTCAGATCTTATTTATGGCAGGCAAAGATACCTAGCTAACCTTATAACTTGATATTAGCATCAGCCAATATTTCCCACTTTTCAAAGCCATAAATTTTCTAATTTCAAGTTACATTTTAAAGAATTTTCAAGTTTGATTGAAGGCATTGTAAACTGAATCCATAATGTGAAACTAAGCAATTTTCCATCTTATGGTAAAGGAACATAACACAAGTGAAAAATTGAGCTTTGATGAAAAGCTTACTGTAAATAAAATAATAGCTCTTTTGACTTGCTATAGTAAAGTTGATAAAATGAAAATACAGTTAGAATAATGAATGTATTAAAAATAAGGAACAACTGCAATACAGTATTTAAAAGACATAGCCTATCAACAAATCTAGTAAATTCACGAGCTGAAAGAAAAAAACCTAGAATTGGTTAATATAAACACTGAACATTCTCGATAACCTCACACTTACAGCTCGCTGGTCCTGTGAGTTTCGCATCCAGGTCTCTCTCGTGAACTGCGATTGGTGTGACGCATTTTGCTGGTGGATCGTAGGCTGCGACGAATGATAAGGCGGACGGGATGTGAAGGGGGATTCGTAAGGTCGTGTCTGACCCTGCGAAGGGAGCACCCCAGCAAGAGTACCCTCTGCAGGGATCCCTGAAGGATGGAGGCCATGGGGTCCTCCACCTACTCCCTTGGAACGGTATACTGGCTGTGGAAGATAAGGAAACGTCACCAATCCCTGAAAACTTATTGAAATTTGATGATGAACTTGTCTACATTagcaaagtaagtaaaagtaaaagGAAATTGCTGTGAAACCAATCAAATATTCACACTAGATAgacaatataaaaaagaattagATCATTTGAGGGGTATtataaagacctctctctctctctgtatatgtaaatatatatatatatatatatatatatatatatatatatatatatatatatatatatatatatatacatatacatatatatatatatatatatatatatatatatatatacatatatatatataatataaatatataatatataatatatatatataatatataatatatatatatatatatatatatatatatatatatatgtatatataatatatataatatatatttatataatataattatatatataacatataaatatatatatatatatatatatataatatatatatttgtatatatatatatataatatatatatacatatatatatatatatatatatatatatatatatatatatatgtatatataatatatatataatatataatatatatatgtatatataatatatatataatatataatatatatatgtatatataatatatatataatatataatatatatatgtatatataatatataatatatataatatatatttatataatatgattatatatatatataacatatatatatatatatatatatatataatatatatatttgtatatatatatatatatatatatattatatgtatatgtatatatatatattatatgtatatatatatatattatatgtatatgtatatatatattatatgtatatatatatattatatgtatatgtatatatatatatatattatatgtatatgtatatatatatatatatatatatatatatatatattatatgtatatatatatatatatatatatatatatatatatatatattatatgtatatatatatatatatatatatatatatatattatatgtatatgtatatatatatatatattatatgtatatatatatatatatattatatatatatatatatatatatatatatatatatatattatatatatatatatattatatgtatatatatatatatatatatatatatatatatatatatatatatatatatatatatatatatattatatgtatatatatatatatatatatatatatatattatatgtatatatatatatatatatatatatatatatatatgtatatatatatatatatatgtatatatatatatattatatgtatatatatatatatatatatatatatatatatatattatatgtatatatatatatatattatatgtatatatgtatatatatatatatatatatatatatatatatattatatgtatatatatatatatatatatatatatatatatatatatatatatattacacacacatatatatatattatatatgtacagtattatatatatcttatataatatatatatatatatatatatatatatatatatatatatacatatatatatatatatatatatatatatatcttatataatatatatatatatatatatatatatatatatatatatatgtgtgtgtgagtgttatcTTGACAAAATTAATTAAAGGCGGGTTTacaaggtcgaacggttcgtcgaactcgtGTTTGAAGGGATGTTCGAACATAaaaatggggtatttggttgtcaaacacgttcatcaaacggttcgaagaaagtctgttctcggcTGACTTTTGTGCGCAGGGCTTCATTGGCCACAAAACTTATggatttgtggctgactccacctctttgaaCCGTCTGACAAGCAGGTacgacaactgggttcgacgacCAGTTCGTCCGTATAAACCCCGCTCAACAGATTTTGATTTCATTAGAAAACCTTACCATGTGAGAGTCGTCGATGAGAGTTGGATTGTCTATACCATCAATACACCTCGAGTGCCTCTCAGCATTAACCAGATGTTCTCGATCTTCACTCACAGTATTCTGTAATAGACAAACACTTTTTTATTCCAAATAACTCCAATTTGTTACTCCATATtatgtaattaaaatattttatatgtttagaTTTGAATAGATTTCCCTTGTTTGAATCAATAGGAGTACAAATTCGTAACAAGTTGTTAATAGCGGAAGATTATTTTAGACTATAGAGAATGTTAGCAGAATAGAACTGTATTGTTAGTCAATCTAACCGTGTAATCTAGTGGAATTCGTGCTTATTCCACAATCTAAAGCACCATTTACTAATACACAACTAACCAGGTCTTCCTGACCTACAATTGACagataaaggaaaatagaaaaatcatACATGGCGAGTCTGTGGGTGAACATGAGCCGAGAAAGGGGGCCGTAGGTCAGCTAAGGATGGCACACGTGACCTGGGTAGCGTGCTCCCCTTGGCAGTGCCCATATGCTGCGCTAGCCCGCTGATTCCCGAGAGTCCTCGGCCAAGGGTGACGGAGCCAGAGAGGAAAGGCGATCCTGAGGCAAAACGGAGAGGAGGAGGAGGCCCCAGAGAGGGCAGGCTACGATTGGGTTCTGTAGAGAAGAGGCGACCGGGGGCCTCCTTAACCTCAATCTGAAGGCCAGGCCACAGAGAAGAAAGGAACACGACCGTTGTTAGTAAGATTTTgttagttttgagaaaaaaaaaaaaacaatttatgaaGAATGGTGTTAGATCTTTAAGAGGCGAACATTTAGTTTACAGACTTAATGCTAAAATTAAGTGGACTAAAACTAGACACTACAAAGGCAATTAAATCATAAGAAAATTTTgagaacttcattcatttcaagATATTGAGAATGAATTAAGGATGTTTCTAACCAACTATACTAAAGTTAGCGTAACAAATGGAAACCAAAGAGACACTACAGTATATATTAGGGGTTTATTTAAAGAAAAAGCAGAACCTATATCTAGTTAATTTAGTAGATCATCCCGATGCCAGAATAATGTCAGATGTGGCCGTTTATCAAGAAAtgcaataaagtaataaataagtaaaaaatgctAAGTAGACCATCTACTTATTTCTTGAAAATTGAGATTTAAACTTAATATTGACTTTAAAAATAAAGCAATTTTATAACAAATCATCAAATTGAAATAGGTCTAGTCCAGATATCTCTACCAGATTTCTTGACTGCATTTTTATCCAGGTTCGTGTCGTAGGTATTAAATATGCGATGGTTGTGCAATGCATAAATCGCCATGCAAATAAAATGTAAGGTAAGTTTAAAACCCTATCAATCCTTACTTCTCTCATAGATTTTATACCTACATTTATAACTAATCGCGCACCATCATCCCAACTGTATAAAAGATGGTTAACTCACCGGAAACTTCGACGAGTGGGTGTGGAACTGTCCCTGATCAGTCACGAGGATGTGAGAAAGTACGGGTGGCGTTCCGCAGGATTGCAATGTTG
Coding sequences within:
- the LOC137620769 gene encoding serine-rich adhesin for platelets-like isoform X2, encoding MWFSRLAGKIEKNAAAAAANQNSAVINGIGNGITSLNSIAASTGGVENNAQMQNGSLSTSSMGGGGGLLQNNSSDSGSSSTVIESTVTIPGVNGTNMTVSAINGLNMGLKSPYQYLHLTAPSHVPHHQHSNDRSSHPHVPATSSSNSSSHLHASATSSSSSPYQSLPATSKQQQFVSASNSVYQHLPAVSSPYMPPPLPPRVGSNRPYSQLPSESASSLHSLSAGSTLQSCGTPPVLSHILVTDQGQFHTHSSKFPIEVKEAPGRLFSTEPNRSLPSLGPPPPLRFASGSPFLSGSVTLGRGLSGISGLAQHMGTAKGSTLPRSRVPSLADLRPPFSAHVHPQTRHNTVSEDREHLVNAERHSRCIDGIDNPTLIDDSHMPVYRSKGVGGGPHGLHPSGIPAEGTLAGVLPSQGQTRPYESPFTSRPPYHSSQPTIHQQNASHQSQFTRETWMRNSQDQRAGIVELHPQQGHIHMNGHGPHHPVNCSLIPNNSHMEGHHNNNVNNNSSLVNGHHSHLNGNKDNSVTAVNHNNRTAAVDENQVNGAHEQRSEARKDDKWGSLKRGIAAKKYQNFKEKLSNKFSKSDKSEERTNNGPYANDKNGTNQNTISQHNTATSNGNSDQMDATKPHPGSSRDSFRRAIHQSSQNSSHQENIMETNLSNHQPEGLPPQYPRPPQPLPPSSSHAHSSYQPGAPSQHTTHHHHDSVARGLLMRRSGSYHHLSQHHQEAPTWRSHHYSVDNLVDSQVLPSDHTYSGPAVTGSRGQPAGSGGSDSGRRTSSAGNDARVPNPHDTSLDSATSQRQNNQGHSSGNDSEWVDMTDTELQRIMRKSSDNKTGSRLTRRESLASTPPLPPLSPEGTPSPSPRASPNVRSRKHSLSYSSGGLNKPDLLETAGQEPGGQRGVGEGRTGNSSQGSSQSTPRRQSNSHIHHNHNGGKTSTGVNAGSRSIGVSSESWAHRKPEDRRRVEIHNPLSKNSNRVDLGPNEGDLDAGEITSTTDALDLDSMLDGGVTEATSDDDATSAYDPDVHLIRKQLEGLEGMYSEVLKLLGGRRGGRNQLGHVGANMLDSKASRRRLHGSLSSLPSSIVSSRPGRDKRRVIDDRVRKIGRDNGGKTIHKRFQRLESHVVTLARSVAHLSSEMRTQHLMLQEIESIRGELSMLRTGGNLPNNNAGLGNKGNNHNISWESFRAGIPNLSNPGRVKKLTQFFGDEPPLVRIFLRKLGYEKYAGIFEQEKIGMLELPYLSEERLQKIGIPMGPRLRILQESQGPIRKDGNLSVYVV
- the LOC137620769 gene encoding serine-rich adhesin for platelets-like isoform X1, whose amino-acid sequence is MWFSRLAGKIEKNAAAAAANQNSAVINGIGNGITSLNSIAASTGGVENNAQMQNGSLSTSSMGGGGGLLQNNSSDSGSSSTVIESTVTIPGVNGTNMTVSAINGLNMGLKSPYQYLHLTAPSHVPHHQHSNDRSSHPHVPATSSSNSSSHLHASATSSSSSPYQSLPATSKQQQFVSASNSVYQHLPAVSSPYMPPPLPPRVGSNRPYSQLPSESASSLHSLSAAGTVGQHSVYKPVPPPKPFVESGVSASTSSGTTTAPSSGSQSHGANKGPPPPPTSSSLPPPPVPFHQTTSPEQLREHLAAVTGSTLQSCGTPPVLSHILVTDQGQFHTHSSKFPIEVKEAPGRLFSTEPNRSLPSLGPPPPLRFASGSPFLSGSVTLGRGLSGISGLAQHMGTAKGSTLPRSRVPSLADLRPPFSAHVHPQTRHNTVSEDREHLVNAERHSRCIDGIDNPTLIDDSHMPVYRSKGVGGGPHGLHPSGIPAEGTLAGVLPSQGQTRPYESPFTSRPPYHSSQPTIHQQNASHQSQFTRETWMRNSQDQRAGIVELHPQQGHIHMNGHGPHHPVNCSLIPNNSHMEGHHNNNVNNNSSLVNGHHSHLNGNKDNSVTAVNHNNRTAAVDENQVNGAHEQRSEARKDDKWGSLKRGIAAKKYQNFKEKLSNKFSKSDKSEERTNNGPYANDKNGTNQNTISQHNTATSNGNSDQMDATKPHPGSSRDSFRRAIHQSSQNSSHQENIMETNLSNHQPEGLPPQYPRPPQPLPPSSSHAHSSYQPGAPSQHTTHHHHDSVARGLLMRRSGSYHHLSQHHQEAPTWRSHHYSVDNLVDSQVLPSDHTYSGPAVTGSRGQPAGSGGSDSGRRTSSAGNDARVPNPHDTSLDSATSQRQNNQGHSSGNDSEWVDMTDTELQRIMRKSSDNKTGSRLTRRESLASTPPLPPLSPEGTPSPSPRASPNVRSRKHSLSYSSGGLNKPDLLETAGQEPGGQRGVGEGRTGNSSQGSSQSTPRRQSNSHIHHNHNGGKTSTGVNAGSRSIGVSSESWAHRKPEDRRRVEIHNPLSKNSNRVDLGPNEGDLDAGEITSTTDALDLDSMLDGGVTEATSDDDATSAYDPDVHLIRKQLEGLEGMYSEVLKLLGGRRGGRNQLGHVGANMLDSKASRRRLHGSLSSLPSSIVSSRPGRDKRRVIDDRVRKIGRDNGGKTIHKRFQRLESHVVTLARSVAHLSSEMRTQHLMLQEIESIRGELSMLRTGGNLPNNNAGLGNKGNNHNISWESFRAGIPNLSNPGRVKKLTQFFGDEPPLVRIFLRKLGYEKYAGIFEQEKIGMLELPYLSEERLQKIGIPMGPRLRILQESQGPIRKDGNLSVYVV
- the LOC137620769 gene encoding uncharacterized protein isoform X5 gives rise to the protein MSFVYRIPGSTLQSCGTPPVLSHILVTDQGQFHTHSSKFPIEVKEAPGRLFSTEPNRSLPSLGPPPPLRFASGSPFLSGSVTLGRGLSGISGLAQHMGTAKGSTLPRSRVPSLADLRPPFSAHVHPQTRHNTVSEDREHLVNAERHSRCIDGIDNPTLIDDSHMPVYRSKGVGGGPHGLHPSGIPAEGTLAGVLPSQGQTRPYESPFTSRPPYHSSQPTIHQQNASHQSQFTRETWMRNSQDQRAGIVELHPQQGHIHMNGHGPHHPVNCSLIPNNSHMEGHHNNNVNNNSSLVNGHHSHLNGNKDNSVTAVNHNNRTAAVDENQVNGAHEQRSEARKDDKWGSLKRGIAAKKYQNFKEKLSNKFSKSDKSEERTNNGPYANDKNGTNQNTISQHNTATSNGNSDQMDATKPHPGSSRDSFRRAIHQSSQNSSHQENIMETNLSNHQPEGLPPQYPRPPQPLPPSSSHAHSSYQPGAPSQHTTHHHHDSVARGLLMRRSGSYHHLSQHHQEAPTWRSHHYSVDNLVDSQVLPSDHTYSGPAVTGSRGQPAGSGGSDSGRRTSSAGNDARVPNPHDTSLDSATSQRQNNQGHSSGNDSEWVDMTDTELQRIMRKSSDNKTGSRLTRRESLASTPPLPPLSPEGTPSPSPRASPNVRSRKHSLSYSSGGLNKPDLLETAGQEPGGQRGVGEGRTGNSSQGSSQSTPRRQSNSHIHHNHNGGKTSTGVNAGSRSIGVSSESWAHRKPEDRRRVEIHNPLSKNSNRVDLGPNEGDLDAGEITSTTDALDLDSMLDGGVTEATSDDDATSAYDPDVHLIRKQLEGLEGMYSEVLKLLGGRRGGRNQLGHVGANMLDSKASRRRLHGSLSSLPSSIVSSRPGRDKRRVIDDRVRKIGRDNGGKTIHKRFQRLESHVVTLARSVAHLSSEMRTQHLMLQEIESIRGELSMLRTGGNLPNNNAGLGNKGNNHNISWESFRAGIPNLSNPGRVKKLTQFFGDEPPLVRIFLRKLGYEKYAGIFEQEKIGMLELPYLSEERLQKIGIPMGPRLRILQESQGPIRKDGNLSVYVV
- the LOC137620769 gene encoding uncharacterized protein isoform X4, translated to MSFVYRIPAGTVGQHSVYKPVPPPKPFVESGVSASTSSGTTTAPSSGSQSHGANKGPPPPPTSSSLPPPPVPFHQTTSPEQLREHLAAVTGSTLQSCGTPPVLSHILVTDQGQFHTHSSKFPIEVKEAPGRLFSTEPNRSLPSLGPPPPLRFASGSPFLSGSVTLGRGLSGISGLAQHMGTAKGSTLPRSRVPSLADLRPPFSAHVHPQTRHNTVSEDREHLVNAERHSRCIDGIDNPTLIDDSHMPVYRSKGVGGGPHGLHPSGIPAEGTLAGVLPSQGQTRPYESPFTSRPPYHSSQPTIHQQNASHQSQFTRETWMRNSQDQRAGIVELHPQQGHIHMNGHGPHHPVNCSLIPNNSHMEGHHNNNVNNNSSLVNGHHSHLNGNKDNSVTAVNHNNRTAAVDENQVNGAHEQRSEARKDDKWGSLKRGIAAKKYQNFKEKLSNKFSKSDKSEERTNNGPYANDKNGTNQNTISQHNTATSNGNSDQMDATKPHPGSSRDSFRRAIHQSSQNSSHQENIMETNLSNHQPEGLPPQYPRPPQPLPPSSSHAHSSYQPGAPSQHTTHHHHDSVARGLLMRRSGSYHHLSQHHQEAPTWRSHHYSVDNLVDSQVLPSDHTYSGPAVTGSRGQPAGSGGSDSGRRTSSAGNDARVPNPHDTSLDSATSQRQNNQGHSSGNDSEWVDMTDTELQRIMRKSSDNKTGSRLTRRESLASTPPLPPLSPEGTPSPSPRASPNVRSRKHSLSYSSGGLNKPDLLETAGQEPGGQRGVGEGRTGNSSQGSSQSTPRRQSNSHIHHNHNGGKTSTGVNAGSRSIGVSSESWAHRKPEDRRRVEIHNPLSKNSNRVDLGPNEGDLDAGEITSTTDALDLDSMLDGGVTEATSDDDATSAYDPDVHLIRKQLEGLEGMYSEVLKLLGGRRGGRNQLGHVGANMLDSKASRRRLHGSLSSLPSSIVSSRPGRDKRRVIDDRVRKIGRDNGGKTIHKRFQRLESHVVTLARSVAHLSSEMRTQHLMLQEIESIRGELSMLRTGGNLPNNNAGLGNKGNNHNISWESFRAGIPNLSNPGRVKKLTQFFGDEPPLVRIFLRKLGYEKYAGIFEQEKIGMLELPYLSEERLQKIGIPMGPRLRILQESQGPIRKDGNLSVYVV
- the LOC137620769 gene encoding uncharacterized protein isoform X6; this translates as MSFVYRIPGSTLQSCGTPPVLSHILVTDQGQFHTHSSKFPNTVSEDREHLVNAERHSRCIDGIDNPTLIDDSHMPVYRSKGVGGGPHGLHPSGIPAEGTLAGVLPSQGQTRPYESPFTSRPPYHSSQPTIHQQNASHQSQFTRETWMRNSQDQRAGIVELHPQQGHIHMNGHGPHHPVNCSLIPNNSHMEGHHNNNVNNNSSLVNGHHSHLNGNKDNSVTAVNHNNRTAAVDENQVNGAHEQRSEARKDDKWGSLKRGIAAKKYQNFKEKLSNKFSKSDKSEERTNNGPYANDKNGTNQNTISQHNTATSNGNSDQMDATKPHPGSSRDSFRRAIHQSSQNSSHQENIMETNLSNHQPEGLPPQYPRPPQPLPPSSSHAHSSYQPGAPSQHTTHHHHDSVARGLLMRRSGSYHHLSQHHQEAPTWRSHHYSVDNLVDSQVLPSDHTYSGPAVTGSRGQPAGSGGSDSGRRTSSAGNDARVPNPHDTSLDSATSQRQNNQGHSSGNDSEWVDMTDTELQRIMRKSSDNKTGSRLTRRESLASTPPLPPLSPEGTPSPSPRASPNVRSRKHSLSYSSGGLNKPDLLETAGQEPGGQRGVGEGRTGNSSQGSSQSTPRRQSNSHIHHNHNGGKTSTGVNAGSRSIGVSSESWAHRKPEDRRRVEIHNPLSKNSNRVDLGPNEGDLDAGEITSTTDALDLDSMLDGGVTEATSDDDATSAYDPDVHLIRKQLEGLEGMYSEVLKLLGGRRGGRNQLGHVGANMLDSKASRRRLHGSLSSLPSSIVSSRPGRDKRRVIDDRVRKIGRDNGGKTIHKRFQRLESHVVTLARSVAHLSSEMRTQHLMLQEIESIRGELSMLRTGGNLPNNNAGLGNKGNNHNISWESFRAGIPNLSNPGRVKKLTQFFGDEPPLVRIFLRKLGYEKYAGIFEQEKIGMLELPYLSEERLQKIGIPMGPRLRILQESQGPIRKDGNLSVYVV